DNA sequence from the Pseudomonas tritici genome:
TGCGCCTCAGCCCCCGGCCACTGCTCAGCGATCAACAAGGTGTCATCTTTCAACGGGTCCAACTCGCCCACAAACATCAACGCCGGCGGCAACCCGCCGAAGTCGCCATACAGCGGTGACAACGGCGCCTGCCGACGCTCGTCATCACTCAACCCCGGCGTCAGCATGCGCAGTGCCTCGACCATGCCAGGCCCATCCAGCAACAAGGTTTCGGGCCCCGCCGCGCGCACGCTGGGGGTGCCGGCCAAATCGTAAACGCCGTAGTACAACACCGCCCCGCTTACCCGTTTGAGCAAATCGGGCCACTGCTTCAACGCCAGTAGTGTCGCCGCCGCCAAGTGCCCGCCCGCCGATTCGCCGACGACGAACACCGGCAGGTCGGCAAACTCATCCGTGGCCAGCAACCATCGCGCGGCCGCGAGGCAGTCGTCCATTAGCCCCTCGACCGGTGTGTCGACCGCCAGCCGATAATCCACCGACACCACCGCCACGTCACACGCGTTGACCATACCCAGATTGAGGTCGTCATCCATCTGCGCATTGCCAATCACCCAGCCGCCGCCGTGGATATCCAGCACCACGCCTTTGGGTTTGCCGCTCGGCCGCAGGATGCGCACGGGCACTGAATCGACCACCTTGCACTCAGCATCCGGCCCTTTCCTGACCTTTTGGCTGACGCGCAACAGCACCTGAATCAGACGCGGTGTAACCCGATTGCGGATTTTAAAGCGCGGCATCCACGCGAGCTTTTGATTGAAACGGCGCATCTCGGCCAGTTCAGGCTCACTGGCGGGCCAGAGCGTATGGGCCATCAGCGGTTATTCCGCAGGATCGAGAAATTCAACGCCGCCGCGACACACAGCCACGCCAAGTAGGGGAACAGGATCAAGCCGGTGATCAAGTCCAGGCGCACCGCCAACACCACCATCGCCGCTACGGTGAGCCACAGCACGGTAATAATCACCATCCCGGCCAAGATGCGATGGGCGCCGAAGAACACCGGCGTCCACAACGTGTTCAACGCAATCTGCGCCGCCCACAGGGCCAACACCATTTCGCTGCCTGGGATCAGGCTGAGGCGGTAACCGGCCCAGGCCAGCAGCAGGTATATGATCGTCCACGCCACCGGGAACAACCAATTGGGCGGTGTGAAGCTGGGTTTCACGAGGGATTCGTACCAGGCGCCTGGTTTGAAAATGATGCCGGTGCTGGCAGCCGCCGCGCAGGCCAGCAGGAAAATAAAAAAGGTCATCGTCTGTCCTTGCTGTCGTCAGTATCAGTGATGGGAAGGCTTTCTCCGTGCATCTTTCAATGACTCAAATGCGCGCGCAAAAATTCCATCACGCGTTGCAATTGGCGTAAACAGAGGCCTCTTCTTCACGTCATCAAAATTCGCTAAGGTGGCGCAACCCCTCATGAGACCTCACCCCTTGGCCCATTCCTGTGCTGATCATCCCGGCAGCCCCTGGTCGGTATTCCTGATCTTCCTGCGCCTGGGCCTCACCTCGTTCGGCGGCCCGATTGCGCACCTGGGTTATTTTCGCGAGGAGTTCGTCACACGGCGACGCTGGCTGAGCGAGCGCAGTTACGCGGAATTGGTCGCGTTGTGCCAATTCCTCCCTGGCCCGGCCAGCAGCCAGGTCGGCATCGCGCTGGGCCTGTCCCGCGCCGGTTACCGTGGCGCCGCTGCTGCCTGGGCCGGGTTTACACTGCCGTCAGCCATCGCGCTGATCCTGTTCGCCCTGGGCCTGTCCCACGATGGCAGCGCCCTCCCCGACGGCGCGCTGCATGGCCTCAAAGTGGTCGCCGTGGCGGTGGTCGCCCAAGCCGTCTGGGGCATGGCGCGTTCCCTGTGCCAAGGCCTGGCGCGTGTGATACTGATGCTGATTGCGGCGTGTTTGGCGCTGCTGGAACCGTCCGCCTGGGCCCAGGTCGGGGTGATCTGCGCCGCAGGCGTGGCCGGCCTGCTGCTGTTCAAACGTGAGCCGAGTGCCGAGCCTGACGCGCTGCCGGTCGCCATCAGCCGCCGCGCGGGCGCCCTGTGGCTGGGGCTGTTCCTCGTGTTGCTGGCGGGCCTGCCGATTCTGGCCGGCTGGTTGCCCAATCCCACGCTGGCCTTGGTAGATGCCTTCTACCGCACCGGCTCGCTGGTCTTCGGCGGCGGCCATGTGGTGCTGCCGTTGCTGCAAGCCGAAGTGGTGCCACCGCACTGGGTGAACAATGACGTATTCCTCGCGGGCTACGGCGCCACGCAAGCCGTGCCCGGCCCGCTGTTCACCTTTGCCGCGTTCCTTGGCGCCTCGATGAACCATGCCCCGAACGGCTGGCTGGGTGGCGTGATTGCGCTGCTGGCTATATTTGCCCCGTCCTTTTTGCTGGTGATGGGTGCACTGCCGTTCTGGGCAACCCTGCGCCGCAGCCCACGCACCCAGGCCGCGCTGGCCGGAGTGAACGCGGCAGTGGTGGGGTTATTGCTGGCGGCGCTGTATCAGCCGGTGTGGACCAGCGCGATCTTCACTGCGCTGGACTTCAGCTTGGCACTGGCCGCCTTGGTGGCGCTGATGGTCTGGAAGCTGCCGCCCTGGTTGGTGGTGGCCGCCAGCGCCGTGCTGGGAGGGTTACTGGGGTGAACCCGGCGCCACAATCTTCAGCCACGGCCAACGCGCTTGATAACTCTTGGCCTTGTGCATGAACAACGCCGGCTCCGCATGCAGCGGGTTGATGCGCAGCACGCCGTGCTCCACGTCATCCAACCCATAGGGCGCGTACACCTCACCCGTCGCGATATCCAAGCCGATGCACGTACCTGCCACCAGGTAACGATCCACGCCCTGCTTGGCCGAGTGCAACTGCGGATAGGGCCGACCAAACCGCTCGCCGTACCAAAGGTGCACCCGCGCCTGGTTCTTCACCTCCACATTCACGCCCAGGTCCTGGAACAGCGCCTCGGCCGAACGAATCACCGCATCTTCCGCCTCGTAGGACATGTCTGTGTCGAAGTAAAAGACGTCGTAGTCTTTCACGCCCTGAGCGGCGGGAAGATTCGCTTGATGGTTCCACACTGCCTGGAACAGACAGCCGGCGGTGAGCATGCATTGGTCCACGCCGAGGTCGGGCAGGCGTGCGGTGATTTCGGCGTTGATGGGGTTGGCCATGGCCAGTTGGAGTAGGGTTTCGACAGTCAATGTCATGCTCAATCCTTCGTTGTGAGGCCTGTTCCAGGAGGCAATTCTATAGCGTATTGGAGGGCGGCTCTGGTCCTGAACGCGGGAAAAACGCCTCCCATTGCTCGCGCCTGATTCGTCATCCCCATGCCCAAGGTGGGCAGATGCAGGTCAAGGTAAGGCAAAGGCATCAGCCTGGAAACATCTGCTCGACGTTAATGTCTCAGTGCCACCCCCTCCCAATCGTCAAGGATAAAACGATGCGAATCAACGCCCTGGCCCTCGCCGCCACCAGCGCCCTGCTGCTCACCGCTTGCAGCGACAGCCCTTCGGACACCGACATCCACGCCGCACTGCAACCCCGGCTGGAAGGGGCTTCCTGCGTGACGGCAGCGATGTTCAAAAGCTTCCCGGTCACGCTGAGCTCAACCTTCAGCACCGGCGTCTCCAGCGGCAACGCGCCCGCCTTCGATGCGCTGACAGACGCCGGCCTGCTCGCCAAAAGCGACAAGACCTACAGCCTCACCGACCCTGGCCGCGCCGCCTACGTGGAACAAGCATCTGGCTTTTGTTACTCACAAGGCTATGAAATCGCCAAAATCAAGGACATCGCCCCCAACACCGGCCCAATGGGCGCCGCCGTGGATAAATCCTGGATCGTGACGGTGGACATCCGCCAGAAACCCATCGCCGCCTGGGCCAAAACCCCAGCGATAGAAAAACTGGCGCGCAACCCGGAAAACCTCTCCGACGTGCCGAAGACTTACCACGTGACCGTGGGCCGGGTGAAAGGTGAACAAGGCTTGAAACTGCTCGACCCGCGCTTCTCGATCATGCGCGGCGTGAGCGTGAGCCAAGGCTACTAACGCCCCTAACCCCTGTGGCGAGGGAGCTTGCTCCCGTTGGGCTGCGCAGCAGCCCAAAACACGCTGCTGCTCGACCTGTCCGGCAAACACCGCGACGTCGCCCTGGCGATCCACCAACTGAGCGAACTGGGCGTGTTGCTCACGGCCAAACTCCTTGACCGCGAAGCACCCTGCCCCGGCTGATGGTTAGCCCTTCAACTCACCCGCCCGGTTACTCGCCGCATCGTCGTAGGCCACATACAACGACTCGGCGATTTGGCTCTTGATGGCTTTGGTGGACTCAAGCCCCAACACAAACCCCTCAGCTTTGCCACCGGCGCGATTGAGCTCTTCATGGGTTGAAGCGCCAGTGATGGCTTCGAGGAGCTTGATGGCGTGAGGGCCTACGCCTTTGGGAAGGGAGATTTGGTCGATGGACATTGCGGTACCTTTTAAGAATGAGGTCGGTAGCGCGTGAACCACTGCCGGGGGTGGCATGGTAGACCGGTTGTGAAAGAAAGGGGGCGCTTGCGCGATTCAAGCCCTTCAACAATCAGCAAGTCCGGTCATTCGTGAGAATTTCGTCAGGACCTGGGATTCTTGACGTAGCGCATGACGACGAAACAAGCGACTAGAATCAGCGGTGCAATGGAGAGCATGCCCATGTAGGTAGAGCCGGACAGATCGTTGATTTTGCCCACCATCACAGGTGCAACCATGCCGCTCAATTGGCCGATGGAGTTGATTGCTGCTGTCCCGGTAGCGATAGCCAGGCCGGAGAAGGTCGACTGCGGGATGGTCCAGAAAATCGGGATCGCAATAAAGGTGCCCGCAGTAGCGAGTACGAGTGCTGCCATCATCGCCCATGACGAGTCGGAGAACAGGCAGGCCAACACGTAGCCTACTGCCGCCGCCACCAGGCACCACACAAGGTAAGTCTTGCGTTCACCTGTACGATCAGAACGCCGGGTCAGCCATATCATGCCGATACAGGCCACGATGTAAGGCAACGCCGAAAGCATCCCTATCCAGAATAGACTCTGCACACCGGAGGATTTGATCAGGTGTGGCATCCAGAAGTTGAGGCCATAAGCAGCGGTCTTGATCACAAAGTAGATGAACGCCATGAGCGCCACTTCCCGGGTCAGCAACACACGCCACAACGATCCCAATACCGGCTTCTGGTTGACTTTGTCATGCGCCAGGTTGGCCGCCAGCAGGTCCTTCTCGCTACGGCTTAGCCATTTGGCCGATTCGATGTCTCGGTCCAGTTTCCACAACACCAGCAGGCCGAGTACCACACAGGGGAGTCCGGACATCAGGAACAGCCAGTGCCAACCTGCCAGCCCGAACACCCCGTCCATCGTGCCCAACAGGATCCCCGCCGCCGGCCCACCGACGGCGCCTGCCAGAGGTACCGCCAGGAACCAAAGGCCATTCATCTTTGCCAGGTGCTTCTTGGGAAACCAGCACGCCAGGTAGAACAGGATCGCCGGGCCAAAACCGGCTTCCATCACGCCGATCAGAAAACGCAGGAAGTACAGGGTGTATTGCGTGTAGGCGAACATCAAAGCCGCCGTCGCCAGTCCCCAGGAGATCATGATCCGACAGATCCAGGCCGGCGCCCCGTAGCGTTTGAGACCAAGACTGCTAGGCACTTCGAATAGCACGTAGCCGAAAAAAAACATGCTCGCGGCCAAACCGTATGCCGCGTCGCTCAGACCCAATTCATGCTGCATTTGGGTCTTGGCGAAGCTGATGTTGATCCGATCAAAATAGGAAAACAGAAAGCAGATAATGGCCAGCGGCATGATGCGCCAGGCCACGCGCCGATACAGCAGCAATTCGTTGATCGTTTCTTCGCTGCGCGCAAGGGCGATTTCGCCAGTCATGGCAACCATGATGTTTCTCCATTCTTGTAATTATTGGAGAGAGGCAAGTTCCTTCAGGAACTTTGCTCAACGGGTTTAGCTGATCAGGATCAGTTTTTCCTTGTAAACCTGACCCTTGACGACATAGTCCTCGGCGTTTCGGTGCATGCCGGCAATCGCTTCAGGCGTCAGTTCGCGCACGACTTTGGCAGGTGCGCCCAGGATCAGGGAGTTATCCGGGAACACCTTGCCTTCGGTGACAATCGCACCGGCGCCAACCAGGCAGTTCTTGCCGATGACCGCACCATTGAGGACAACCGCCTGAATCCCGATAAGCGCACCATCGCCAATGGTGCAGCCATGCAACATGGCCTGGTGGCCGATGGTGACGCCCTTGCCTACCGTCAGCGCAAATCCCGGATCGGCATGCAGCACCGCACCTTCCTGCACATTGCTGTGCTGACCGATGAGAATCGGCTCGTTGTCACCGCGCAGAACAGCATGTGGCCAGATACTGACGCCCTGCTGCAGCGTGACATTGCCGATGACGGTAGCGTCTTGCGCGACGAAGGTTTCGGCGTGGATGGCGGGGATAAGCGTGTCATATTGATAGATAGCCACGGCAGCTCCTCCTCAGGCCTGAGCATCAGTTTTCAGCACACCGGCAGCACACAGCTCGGCAATGTGTTCGTCGCTGTAGCCCAGTTCGCACATGACTTTGTGGGTGTGCTCGCCGATGCGTGGAATTGATCGACGGGGTTGAAGACGCTCGCCATCCAGGGACAACGGCAGCAGTGGCATGGCGGTGAACGATCCGTCTTCGAGTTCAAGATTTGCCAGTCCACCGCTTTTCAGCAGGTGAGGATCTTCAAACAACTCTTCCGGACGACGAATCGGCGCGAATGGAATGCCGTGGGCTTCGAGTTGTAGCGCCAGAGCCTGAGCATCCATGGTCGCGAAGACTTCAGCCAGATGGGCCAGCAGCCGTGGTCGTTGTAGAACGCGGTCGTTGTTGGTGGCAAGAGTCTGATCGTCGAGCAACACCGTCTGGCCCAGCAGCTGGCACAAGGCGTTCCACTGGCCTTCACCGGTGGCAGCAACGAACATCTGCTCACCGCCAGCGAACTCGAACACGTCATAGATGGCCCAGGCGCTGATGCGGTTCGGCATTGGCGCGGCTGCCTGCCCGGTCACCGCGTATTGCTGCATATGTTGGGCGGCGAGCAATACGCAGTTTTCGTAAAGCGCGCTTTGCACCTCACGACCGGCCCCAGTGACGTTGCGCTCGTTGAGCGCGGCAAGCACGCCGATGGCACCGAACATCCCGCCCATGATGTCGTTCACGGAACTGCCAGCACGTAGCGGTCTACCGACAGGGCCTGTCATGTAGGCCAGACCGGCCATCATCTGCACCACTTCATCCAGGGCCAGGCGATTGTCGTAAGGACCGTTCAGAAAGCCTTTGTGTGAGGCATAAATAATGCGCGGGTTACGCTCCCGAATCGCAGCGTAGCCAAAGCCGAGCGCTTGCATGCGGCCAGGTTTGAAGTTCTCGATGAATACGTCGGCGGTGTCGATAAGTTCCAGCACAGCGTCGCGCCCCTGAGGGGTGTTGACGTCAATGGCGATGCACTGTTTGTTGCGGTTGAAGGTGCGAAAAAAACCGGCACCCGCGCCCAGCAGGCGGCGCGTGCCGTCGCCCTGGATCGGCTCGATCTTGATCACCTCGGCACCGAGGTCACCCAGGATCATCCCGCAGGTCGGCCCCATCACCATATGAGAAATTTCGACGACACGAATGCCGTCCAATGGAAGTCTGGACATTAGCGTTTTCCTCGATCAAGCAGGCTCAAGCGCGGTTGGCGACTGGCGTGTAATTGAGTGGAAGGCCAGCGCGGGCAATGCAGCCGTAAAGCGTTTCGTCCGGTAAAGCGGCGCGCAGCAGATCCCTTGAAGCGATCAGTGCGGGCAGATCAACGCCGGTGTCATAGCCCATGCTTTGCAGCATGAACACCAGGTCTTCGGTCACGGTGTTGCCGGACGCGCCCGGCGCGAACGGGCAACCACCCAGCCCTGCCAGGGAAGAATCAAGCTCGGTGATGCCTTGCTGCACCGCCACCAGGCTGTTGGCCAGCGCCAGACCTCGGGTGTCATGAAAATGCGCAGCCCGGAGTTTGTCACCGGCAATAGCGCGAACCGCCTGCAACGTGGTCACCACTTGGCCGGGATTGGCATAGCCGGTGGTGTCGCCAAGCGAAACCAGATCGCAGCCGGCTTCCAGCACCCGACCGGTCAATTCGCAGAGGTCGCTCAATGGCACATCGCCCTGGCGGGTGCAGCCAAATGCAACCGACATCCCGGCGATTATTTGAACGTTGTGCAAACCCATTTGGGTCCGTAGTTCGCACATCCGCGCCAGTTCCTCGACCATTTCCAGCGGCGTACGCCGCACATTGGCCAGGCTATGGGCAGCGCTGACGGAGACAGGCGCAATGATACGGTGAGCGCCGGATTCCAGCGCATCACAACAGCCACGCAGGTTAGGCGCCAGGACCGTTACGACCAGATCTGGAAAACTCAAGGCGTGGGCGACGACTTCCTTTGCATCGGCCATCTGCGGCAGCAGTTTGGCGGGAACAAAGGACGCGACTTCCATATAACGCATGCCGGCAGCATAGGCGGCATCGATCCATTGTCGTTTGGCAGAGGTAGGCATTACGGTTTGAAGGCTTTGCAAACCATCACGCATGCCGACTTCATTGATTGTTATTGTTGTCATGAAAAAGCTCTCACAGGCTGAAGCGCAACTTCAGATTAAAGAGCCGCTGGCTTAGCAAAAAGACGTCATTTACGCGGTGATCCATCGTCAACCGCGATGGATTCAATCAGCCCCAAGGCTCAACCGGTGTTTGCGCGCAAAAGCAGATGATCCAGCAAGCGCCGTGCGGACAGCGACAGTGCATCCCGATCACGCACACAGATAACAAACTCACCCAGTGCCCAATCGTCGGTCAGCGGAATAATGCGCAAGTCAAACAACTGGGCATACCGCGCCACGGCCTCCAGTGGAAATACAGCAAGTCCCAAGCCGAATTGCACCAGGCGGAATGCGGCGTCGAACGACGAAACATAGGAGCGAAACCGCAACTCATGTCCGTCCTTAGTCGCTTCATTACGCATGAAGTTATTCAACGTGGCGAAAGCGGACAACCCCAAATGATCAAAGGCCAGGGTCTCTGCGAACGCAATACGGGGGCGATTGGCCAAGGAATGGTTCGAGCCTACGACGACGGCCAGATGATCCCGACGATAAGGTAGAAACTCCAGATCGCCCATGGCCATTGATCGTCGACAAATGCCCAAATCGGCATTGCCTTCAGCCACACCTCGTACCACATCGGGACTGAAACGTTCTTCGATGTCGGCCTGGATTCCAGGGTGCTTAAGCATGAAGTCAGACAGCTCTTCGGGTAGAAACTCCATAATTGACGAGATGTTTGCCAACACCCGTACATGCCCTCGGGCGCCTTCAGCGTATTCGCCAAGCTCGCTATCGAGCCGCTCCATCGCCCGTGTCAGAGACCGAGCATGCCGAAGCAGCGCCAACCCCGCCGGGGTCGGTTCAACCCCGCGTTTGCTGCGCTTTAGTAGCGCCGTACCAAATCGCGCCTCAATGTCGGAAATACGTTTGCTGACCGCCGAGGGCGCCATAAATGCTCGCTCACTGGCGCTTGCAATCGTGCCCTCTTCACAGACCAGAATGAACAAGTGCAAGGATAAGTGATCCAGGTGCTGCATTACGTCCGTCCATCAAATAGCAATGTGGCGCGAAGATACATTTCTCCGCGTTCAATCTACTGAGGTTTTCGCAAATATTCTGGATATACGCAATCGCCGCTGGAATGGCTTCGAGTTTTGCAGACGCATCGGAGGGCTGCTTCTGGCCGATTTCGCTATTCATCAATCTCCCGAGCGTGCGAAATTACCAGCTCTGCAATTTCTCTCAAAGGCAGCCTCATGACCTCTACCCTGGCAGTGTCGGATATTTTAGGTCCATGGAGTGGCGATACCCCCACAGGAATCATTCAGCGTTGCAGGGAGGCATGGGACACACCTTTAGAGAGTTTGAATGATCTTATGGTCGCTACTTTTTTGAATCAGAATATCGCGACGGAACACTTGCTGATTGAAGCGAAGCGCCACATGAAAGATCAGGAACGAGATGAAACCGAGTACTTCGACGGCCAGCTTCTCGAAGCTATCGAGCGCTTGCAATCCGGGGAGTAATTCATCCCGACAGTTTGTTGCGCTCGACGTGGACTATCTATATTGGATCGCTTTCTATCTCGCGCGACTGGCAGAGAACGTCGATAGCAGCCCTTGTTGTCAGGCAATAATCGGCCAGAACGGACACATTCCTTTATTCCCAGAAGCTACGCTCTGAGTATGTCAACGTGTCCGAACCTGAGCTTCGAATCTCCGGAACAGTTTGGAGCTAACCCACTTTGAATGTGTTGTTCATCTGCGGCAAAAACCGCCTACGTAGTCCGACCGCCGAGCAAATTTTTGCTGATTGGTCGGGAGTTGATACAGCATCGGCTGGTGTCAATAACGATGCGGATGTGCCTGTAAGCCAGGAGCTTCTAGGGTGGGCCGATCTCATTTTTGTTATGGAGCAAATCCATCGAAAGAAACTGACTGCTCGCTTCACCTCGGCATTGACCAATAAACCTATCATCTGTCTGAATATTTCGGATGATTACGAATATATGGCACCTGCTTTGATCAAGCTGCTGGAAGCGAGAGTCGAGCGTTATTTATCCTCCTGATGTTATGTCCGCCTGTGGGCCGTCTCCACCTGATCAGTCGACTGACCGCTCTTGGCCGATTCTGCTGAAAAATCGTACTCGCTTAGCCAAGGTAACCGCCTGTGAAAATGGGATCAGACCACGATTAATAATAGTGGTCTGACCCCTGTTCTTCTTCGAGAAAAGCCCCTTTGCGGGCCCTTTCGTACGCGGGGTAAAAGTGCTAATTACTTGTTCCGCAGTAGCACATACGCTTCACCGCCGTTGCGATCATGCTGAAGAATAAAGTTGTTGTCCTGGATGCGCACCTTCGATGGCACGCGATCTGCTACCGACGTTTGCGAGTAAGTCTGCGCGGCGCTCAGCAGTTGGCGGGTCAGACTGTCGTCGGGTTGCTTCGGAGTGGTAACGACGCATTCCTTTTCGGAAAGTTGCACGGAGAGGTTTTTGTCCGCGGTGAAGCCGATGCGCGTGAAACCCATGTCCTGGAGGTCGTTGATGCCGAAGCGCTTGGCCGCTTCAGCAGAACCGGCGAACGAGGGGGCGGTCTTCAGACAGATTTCGACGAAGGCTTCGATCGCCTTGGAGGTGACAGGCGTCGATACGCTTGGTGTTGCAGTGGAGCAGCTGGCGAGGACTAACAGGCTGGATAAGGCGAGTGTACGGAACAAAGTATTGGACATGAAGCGGGATCCTTCCATTGGAAATTCGGAGTGCAGACGTGGGCTGAGCGGCGCCGGAACGGAACGCCTGCGAATGGTAAATTAAAATGGAGTACGGGGTTTACGACTTTGCGAACCTCTACGCTTGCTGGCAGTGCGCTCGCGACGTGAACCTGTGTGTGCTTGGGCTAGCTTGACGACGGTCGGCAAATTCGCTTAGCAGCAGATTGCATAGCAGCGACAGGCAATAGCCGCTCGATTTCAGTAAATGCTAACCGGACGCTATGGGTCGTTTTCAACCAGTAGCCACAGGTAGAAAACGGCCAAAAGCGGACGCTCGCGGCTTAGCTCAGATTTTACGTATACAGTAATATCCGTCTGCACCGCCCAAACTATGGAGCCGGGCTATTAGCCATGAAGGGATCAAGTGAATCTACAACTTGAAATTGAGAGGATCTTTGGGGGTAAAGCATTTGACAGGCCACTTTTCTATTCCTATCCAGGAGGTCTGCGTTTTGAGCTCTCTGAAACTGGTGGAGTGATTGAGCAATTTCTATCAGCACTACGAAAATCAACAAAGATCTGCAGCGATATCTTTCTTGAGGACGCGACGCTTGTTGCTTGTCTGCGCATTCATTCTGGCAGCAACCGATTTGCTCATCGGCCCCTGATTCACGCCCTTCGATCTGCCGGCATTAACATACCCACGGAGTGCTCAGTCTGGAGTGAGGAAATAGATCCGGAGGAATGGTTTTGCGAAAGGGAGCCGGAATATTGGATCAACATCGCATTTGAAGCGCCTGCGACTCTGCTTCAAGCATTTCTTTGGTGTGCTTTGGCTAGGGACTTTGCCGCAATTCAGCCTAAACCCAACTGCGTTTTATACCTCTTCAATTTGAAGAGGCACGTTATGGTTTTTCCCTACGACGACAGAGGTATGGATGTGGTCGGCCCCAACAAAAATCTGCTTTCACAGTTGTATCGTCTGCATCATACATACCTGCTGGAATACGACCGACATACGATGGACACCACATTTGCAGGGGCTGCGCGCTAGCCTCATTGCTTACATTGGGGCTGAAATCGTGCCCACAGCCCACATGGCCACCGTCTCTTTTTGGCCGCTTACTGCCCGTCATTCCTGACTACTTTTTTGGGTG
Encoded proteins:
- a CDS encoding alpha/beta hydrolase fold domain-containing protein, with product MAHTLWPASEPELAEMRRFNQKLAWMPRFKIRNRVTPRLIQVLLRVSQKVRKGPDAECKVVDSVPVRILRPSGKPKGVVLDIHGGGWVIGNAQMDDDLNLGMVNACDVAVVSVDYRLAVDTPVEGLMDDCLAAARWLLATDEFADLPVFVVGESAGGHLAAATLLALKQWPDLLKRVSGAVLYYGVYDLAGTPSVRAAGPETLLLDGPGMVEALRMLTPGLSDDERRQAPLSPLYGDFGGLPPALMFVGELDPLKDDTLLIAEQWPGAEAHLLPESAHGFIHFPVVMGAGVLAYSRQWISQRMDGGVLNLSSSG
- the tspO gene encoding tryptophan-rich sensory protein TspO, with amino-acid sequence MTFFIFLLACAAAASTGIIFKPGAWYESLVKPSFTPPNWLFPVAWTIIYLLLAWAGYRLSLIPGSEMVLALWAAQIALNTLWTPVFFGAHRILAGMVIITVLWLTVAAMVVLAVRLDLITGLILFPYLAWLCVAAALNFSILRNNR
- the chrA gene encoding chromate efflux transporter; this encodes MRPHPLAHSCADHPGSPWSVFLIFLRLGLTSFGGPIAHLGYFREEFVTRRRWLSERSYAELVALCQFLPGPASSQVGIALGLSRAGYRGAAAAWAGFTLPSAIALILFALGLSHDGSALPDGALHGLKVVAVAVVAQAVWGMARSLCQGLARVILMLIAACLALLEPSAWAQVGVICAAGVAGLLLFKREPSAEPDALPVAISRRAGALWLGLFLVLLAGLPILAGWLPNPTLALVDAFYRTGSLVFGGGHVVLPLLQAEVVPPHWVNNDVFLAGYGATQAVPGPLFTFAAFLGASMNHAPNGWLGGVIALLAIFAPSFLLVMGALPFWATLRRSPRTQAALAGVNAAVVGLLLAALYQPVWTSAIFTALDFSLALAALVALMVWKLPPWLVVAASAVLGGLLG
- a CDS encoding nucleotidyltransferase family protein, which gives rise to MTLTVETLLQLAMANPINAEITARLPDLGVDQCMLTAGCLFQAVWNHQANLPAAQGVKDYDVFYFDTDMSYEAEDAVIRSAEALFQDLGVNVEVKNQARVHLWYGERFGRPYPQLHSAKQGVDRYLVAGTCIGLDIATGEVYAPYGLDDVEHGVLRINPLHAEPALFMHKAKSYQARWPWLKIVAPGSPQ
- a CDS encoding MFS transporter; translation: MVAMTGEIALARSEETINELLLYRRVAWRIMPLAIICFLFSYFDRINISFAKTQMQHELGLSDAAYGLAASMFFFGYVLFEVPSSLGLKRYGAPAWICRIMISWGLATAALMFAYTQYTLYFLRFLIGVMEAGFGPAILFYLACWFPKKHLAKMNGLWFLAVPLAGAVGGPAAGILLGTMDGVFGLAGWHWLFLMSGLPCVVLGLLVLWKLDRDIESAKWLSRSEKDLLAANLAHDKVNQKPVLGSLWRVLLTREVALMAFIYFVIKTAAYGLNFWMPHLIKSSGVQSLFWIGMLSALPYIVACIGMIWLTRRSDRTGERKTYLVWCLVAAAVGYVLACLFSDSSWAMMAALVLATAGTFIAIPIFWTIPQSTFSGLAIATGTAAINSIGQLSGMVAPVMVGKINDLSGSTYMGMLSIAPLILVACFVVMRYVKNPRS
- a CDS encoding gamma carbonic anhydrase family protein, with translation MAIYQYDTLIPAIHAETFVAQDATVIGNVTLQQGVSIWPHAVLRGDNEPILIGQHSNVQEGAVLHADPGFALTVGKGVTIGHQAMLHGCTIGDGALIGIQAVVLNGAVIGKNCLVGAGAIVTEGKVFPDNSLILGAPAKVVRELTPEAIAGMHRNAEDYVVKGQVYKEKLILIS
- a CDS encoding CaiB/BaiF CoA transferase family protein, translating into MSRLPLDGIRVVEISHMVMGPTCGMILGDLGAEVIKIEPIQGDGTRRLLGAGAGFFRTFNRNKQCIAIDVNTPQGRDAVLELIDTADVFIENFKPGRMQALGFGYAAIRERNPRIIYASHKGFLNGPYDNRLALDEVVQMMAGLAYMTGPVGRPLRAGSSVNDIMGGMFGAIGVLAALNERNVTGAGREVQSALYENCVLLAAQHMQQYAVTGQAAAPMPNRISAWAIYDVFEFAGGEQMFVAATGEGQWNALCQLLGQTVLLDDQTLATNNDRVLQRPRLLAHLAEVFATMDAQALALQLEAHGIPFAPIRRPEELFEDPHLLKSGGLANLELEDGSFTAMPLLPLSLDGERLQPRRSIPRIGEHTHKVMCELGYSDEHIAELCAAGVLKTDAQA
- a CDS encoding hydroxymethylglutaryl-CoA lyase, which translates into the protein MTTITINEVGMRDGLQSLQTVMPTSAKRQWIDAAYAAGMRYMEVASFVPAKLLPQMADAKEVVAHALSFPDLVVTVLAPNLRGCCDALESGAHRIIAPVSVSAAHSLANVRRTPLEMVEELARMCELRTQMGLHNVQIIAGMSVAFGCTRQGDVPLSDLCELTGRVLEAGCDLVSLGDTTGYANPGQVVTTLQAVRAIAGDKLRAAHFHDTRGLALANSLVAVQQGITELDSSLAGLGGCPFAPGASGNTVTEDLVFMLQSMGYDTGVDLPALIASRDLLRAALPDETLYGCIARAGLPLNYTPVANRA
- a CDS encoding LysR family transcriptional regulator produces the protein MQHLDHLSLHLFILVCEEGTIASASERAFMAPSAVSKRISDIEARFGTALLKRSKRGVEPTPAGLALLRHARSLTRAMERLDSELGEYAEGARGHVRVLANISSIMEFLPEELSDFMLKHPGIQADIEERFSPDVVRGVAEGNADLGICRRSMAMGDLEFLPYRRDHLAVVVGSNHSLANRPRIAFAETLAFDHLGLSAFATLNNFMRNEATKDGHELRFRSYVSSFDAAFRLVQFGLGLAVFPLEAVARYAQLFDLRIIPLTDDWALGEFVICVRDRDALSLSARRLLDHLLLRANTG
- a CDS encoding low molecular weight protein tyrosine phosphatase family protein, with amino-acid sequence MNVLFICGKNRLRSPTAEQIFADWSGVDTASAGVNNDADVPVSQELLGWADLIFVMEQIHRKKLTARFTSALTNKPIICLNISDDYEYMAPALIKLLEARVERYLSS